A stretch of Roseovarius sp. M141 DNA encodes these proteins:
- a CDS encoding polysaccharide biosynthesis/export family protein, translating into MLRVVQKIGRFWSFLASQGCSLAARRLVLAAMLVCVSESVNANDYRVMPGDTLRMRIIGLPELQSEAVVTRDGSVDLPLVGSVQSKGLTTDQIETELARRLLSVSYTTIGSNEITRQVDLAGFRPFVEVARFRPIFLDGLIGNPGQVDFQHGLSVRAAIVRSGGVRIAGTIDASGAVIAQNYGETQIRAINVAVLQAKRWRLEALAMRDADLPFPRLEQGITAPDAFQELLTAEKSYARSELEKYELRRLTMLHEIADKDVLLDLYADLVTAGEKVQKENSATVERMTTLEERGMVRRNDLENAMRLLEISRADNLENRIDKLTVEQAVQNLRREIKEIENDFDRDIAVELATAAADLLLARTGLQTSLLLSGAASGLTTQPGALQMNISVFRDGDTLVVGTDINLDSFVAPGDIISIAR; encoded by the coding sequence ATGTTGAGGGTCGTCCAAAAAATTGGTCGCTTTTGGAGTTTTCTTGCATCGCAAGGCTGTTCACTTGCAGCGCGCCGTCTTGTGCTGGCGGCTATGCTGGTTTGCGTATCGGAATCAGTAAATGCCAACGATTACCGCGTCATGCCCGGTGACACTCTGCGCATGCGGATTATCGGCCTTCCTGAATTGCAGTCAGAAGCCGTCGTAACGCGCGACGGGTCGGTGGATCTCCCTCTTGTCGGATCGGTTCAATCAAAGGGGCTGACGACTGATCAGATCGAGACCGAACTTGCACGCAGGTTACTCTCGGTAAGCTATACGACTATCGGTAGTAATGAGATCACCCGCCAAGTGGATCTCGCCGGGTTTCGGCCATTTGTTGAAGTTGCTCGGTTTCGTCCGATTTTCCTGGATGGGTTGATCGGCAATCCCGGGCAGGTCGATTTTCAGCACGGCTTATCGGTACGCGCTGCGATTGTCCGCTCTGGCGGGGTTCGAATTGCAGGAACAATTGACGCAAGTGGCGCGGTGATCGCGCAGAATTATGGCGAAACGCAGATCCGGGCGATTAATGTTGCAGTGCTGCAGGCAAAGCGGTGGCGTCTGGAAGCACTCGCCATGCGAGATGCTGATCTGCCATTTCCCCGCCTTGAACAAGGCATAACCGCGCCAGACGCGTTTCAGGAACTTCTGACGGCGGAAAAAAGCTACGCCCGCTCGGAGTTGGAAAAGTATGAATTGCGCCGTCTGACCATGCTTCATGAGATTGCGGACAAGGACGTGCTGCTTGATCTTTATGCAGATCTGGTCACCGCGGGCGAGAAGGTCCAGAAAGAGAATTCTGCGACCGTGGAACGTATGACGACCCTCGAAGAACGAGGAATGGTGCGGCGGAATGACCTCGAAAACGCGATGCGTTTGCTTGAGATTTCCAGAGCTGACAATCTTGAAAATCGCATCGACAAATTGACTGTCGAACAGGCCGTGCAAAACCTGCGTCGGGAAATCAAGGAGATCGAGAATGATTTCGATCGCGACATTGCGGTAGAGCTTGCGACTGCGGCCGCTGATCTTCTGCTTGCCCGGACCGGCCTGCAAACGAGCCTGTTGCTTTCCGGGGCAGCGTCTGGCCTGACGACGCAACCAGGGGCCCTACAGATGAACATTTCGGTTTTTCGCGACGGCGACACGCTCGTTGTCGGCACCGACATCAACCTGGATTCGTTTGTTGCGCCCGGTGACATCATATCGATCGCAAGATAA